The following proteins are co-located in the Podarcis raffonei isolate rPodRaf1 chromosome 5, rPodRaf1.pri, whole genome shotgun sequence genome:
- the SEC23IP gene encoding SEC23-interacting protein has product MATPKASVAAGGSSSAGGGTNLLFSSSATEFNFTVPFIPVSQAPAPPPPPVAAAAAAASGPGLLPADDTADVGEEDSFLGQTSANPNPPPTFSYFSQVPSSSDPFGSIGQPSLGATSPPQAGTSVFSKTSASLPLLPGSQDGPNAFSAPLSKSQPFNAPPASGIGSYTGPPPAGFSTPPHAISQQGYNPYRHTTLSSRANPYITPPQLQQTQTPTQNVQPPASVPPMHMYATPGTLPPFSSPQSALPPVTPMSAGPLVKAPPILLHNQYEPVQPHWFYCKEVENKELWMPFSVLDSTTLEEVYNSVQPDPENVVLSTDGGRYDVYLYDRVRKAVYWEEEPSEVRRCTWFYKGDQDSRFIPYTEDFSEKLEAEYKKAVTTNQWHRRLEFPGGETIVMHNPKVIVQFQPSAIPDEWGTIQDGQTRPRVVKRGIDEDHEEIPDGEVSQIDHLVFMVHGIGPVCDLRFRSIVECVDDFRTVSLKLLQSHFRKSVEELKVRRVEFLPVHWHSTLHGDATGVDRNIKKITLPTIGRLRHFTNETLLDILFYSSPTYCQTIVDKVGLEMNRLYALFKSRNPEFKGGISVAGHSLGSLILFDILSNQKDWTSTVNSVASVAANGIGKDAAEYDQQMTVESNSAGSVHSLSNDEHDVEDDIPTLQRTLEMLSLSEYISTFETEKIDTESLLMCTIDDLKEMGIPLGPRKKIANFVKDRAAKQEQRKAALEKKAAAEAMMRNQEEAAQAAKKVVSFASPSESGMLQDPSKKRLPVGASVSSANIDYEYFEVGTGQVSVVYSALDFEPDNFFALGSPIGVFLTVRGVDKIDENYRLPTCKGFFNIYHPLDPVAYRLEPMIIPDLDVKPVLVPHHKGRKRLHLELKDSLSRMGSDLKQGFISSLKSAWQTLNDFARAHTSSIQLQAELEKVAHQIKQEEEKDETDEKIVESPDLSKDEDLAVKVGLLNGGRRIDYVLQEKPIESFNEYLFALQSHLCYWESEDTALLLLKEIYRTMNVCPEQPQH; this is encoded by the exons ATGGCTACCCCGAAAGCCTCCGTGGCGGCTGGCGGGTCCTCCTCGGCTGGCGGCGGCACGAACTTGCTCTTCTCCTCGTCGGCCACCGAGTTCAATTTCACGGTTCCCTTCATCCCCGTCAGCCAAGCCCCTGCCCCTCCGCCTCCTCCAgttgccgctgctgccgccgccgcctcggggCCTGGTCTCCTGCCCGCAG ACGATACGGCTGATGTTGGTGAAGAAGACAGCTTCCTGGGGCAGACTTCTGCAAATCCTAACCCCCCGCCAACTTTCAGTTATTTCTCCCAAGTTCCTAGCAGCAGTGATCCCTTTGGAAGCATTGGGCAGCCATCCTTAGGCGCAACATCCCCACCCCAAGCTGGAACATCTGTTTTCTCTAAGACTTCAGCTTCTCTCCCACTTCTGCCTGGATCACAAGATGGGCCAAATGCTTTCTCTGCTCCTCTTTCCAAATCACAGCCTTTTAATGCGCCACCTGCTTCAGGAATTGGTTCATACACTGGTCCTCCACCAGCTGGCTTCTCAACTCCTCCTCATGCCATATCACAGCAAGGCTACAACCCATATCGCCATACTACTTTAAGCAGTAGAGCTAATCCTTACATCACTCCACCACAACTTCAACAGACACAAACACCCACCCAGAACGTTCAGCCTCCAGCCTCTGTACCACCTATGCACATGTATGCGACTCCAGGGACACTGCCACCG TTTTCTTCGCCTCAGTCAGCATTGCCGCCTGTGACTCCCATGTCAGCAGGTCCTTTGGTGAAAGCACCTCCCATCTTACTACATAACCAATATGAGCCAGTTCAGCCCCATTGGTTTTACTGCAAGGAGGTGGAAAACAAGGAGTTATGGATGCCATTCAGTGTCCTAGATTCTACAACACTAGAGGAAGTTTACAACTCTG TGCAACCTGATCCAGAGAATGTTGTCCTGAGTACTGACGGAGGACGTTATGATGTTTATCTCTATGACCGAGTGAGGAAAGCTGTATATTGGGAAGAAGAGCCATCTGAAGTGAGAAGATGTACTTGGTTTTATAAGGGAGATCAAGACAGCAGGTTTATTCCTTACACTGAGGATTTCAGCGAAAAGCTAGAG gcagagTATAAGAAAGCTGTTACCACAAATCAGTGGCATCGGCGACTGGAATTTCCAGGTGGAGAAACTATTGTTATGCATAATCCTAAG GTTATAGTTCAGTTCCAGCCTTCTGCAATACCAGATGAATGGGGTACCATACAAGATGGGCAGACTAGGCCAAGAGTGGTAAAACGTGGAATTGATGAGGATCATGAGGAAATTCCAGATG GTGAGGTGTCTCAAATCGATCATCTAGTATTCATGGTCCATGGCATTGGCCCTGTCTGTGACCTGCGATTCAGAAGCATCGTTGAATGTG TTGATGATTTTCGGACAGTGTCTCTGAAATTGTTGCAGTCACATTTTAGAAAGTCAGTAGAAGAGCTTAAAGTGCGCAGGGTCGAGTTCCTGCCAGTTCACTGGCATAGTACTCTGCATGGAGATGCAACCGGAGTGGATAG gaatattaaaaaaataactttgcCGACCATTGGACGTCTTCGTCATTTCACCAACGAGACTCTGCTTGACATACTGTTTTACAGTAGCCCCACCTACTGTCAAACGATTGTGGATAAAGTAGGACTGGAAATGAACCGTCTCTATGCACTTTTCAAGAGCAGAAACCCTGAATTTAAAGGAGGAATCTCTGTTGCTGGTCATAGTTTGG GTTCGTTAATATTATTTGATATCCTGTCCAACCAGAAAGATTGGACTTCCACGGTTAATTCTGTGGCTTCTGTCGCTGCCAATGGTATTGGGAAGGATGCGGCTGAATATGATCAGCAG atgACAGTAGAGTCTAATTCTGCTGGTTCTGTACATTCTCTTTCCAACGATGAGCATGATGTGGAGGACGATATTCCAACCTTGCAAAGAACCCTGGAAATGCTTAGCTTGTCTGAGTACATCAGCACATTTGAAACGGAGAAGATTGACACAGAATCTCTG CTGATGTGTACGATTGATGATCTGAAGGAAATGGGAATACCTCTTGGGCCGCGAAAGAAGATAGCAAACTTTGTAAAAGACAGAGCGGCCAAACAG GAACAGAGAAAAGCAGCATTGGAGAAAAAGGCAGCAGCTGAAGCCATGATGCGGAACCAGGAAGAAGCTGCGCAGGCAGCAAAGAAAGTGGTCAGTTTTGCTTCACCTTCAGAATCTGGTATGCTCCAGGATCCATCCAAGAAAAGACTTCCAGTTGGAGCTTCAGTTTCCTCTGCCAACATAGATTATGAATATTTTGAAGTGGGCACTGGTCAG GTGTCTGTGGTATATAGTGCACTTGACTTTGAGCCAGACAATTTCTTTGCTCTGGGTTCGCCAATTGGTGTATTTCTCACTGTAAGAGGAGTGGACAAAATTGATGAAAACTACAGGCTCCCCACTTGCAAGGGATTTTTCAACATCTATCATCCG CTCGATCCAGTGGCTTATAGGCTAGAACCTATGATTATTCCTGACTTGGACGTAAAACCAGTTCTTGTTCCACACCACAAAGGCAGAAAAAGGCTTCATCTTG AATTGAAGGACTCTCTTTCTCGAATGGGATCAGACCTGAAACAGGGTTTCATCAGCTCGTTGAAAAGTGCTTGGCAAACCCTGAATGACTTTGCACGCGCTCATACATCTTCCATTCAgctccaagcagaactggagaaGGTAGCTCATCAGATtaaacaggaagaagaaaaagatgagaCAGACG AAAAGATCGTTGAAAGCCCAGATCTTTCAAAAGATGAAGACTTGGCTGTAAAAGTTGGTTTGCTAAATGGAGGACGACGTATTGATTATGTGCTGCAAGAAAAACCCATAGAAAGTTTCAACGAGTATTTGTTTGCTCTACAGAGTCACTTGTGCTACTG GGAATCAGAAGACACGGCTTTGCTTCTCCTGAAAGAAATATATAGAACTATGAATGTTTGTCCTGAACAGCCGCAACATTGA